ACCGTCATATGAAAAAGTGTGCTTTAAACCCGAATAATGTTATTTCAGGTAATCaaagtaacatttttttttctaaaatgggGGGTGGGGAAGGTGCTAGTGTCAAAAAATGGGATTATAACAAAGATAGAATTTGGAGGGCGATCTTAAACTTATTTGTGTTAGCCGaattacctttttctttaattagacACCCGCCTATGATAGAGCTTATTTAGTCATTGTCCCCCATTTACAAATTGGCTTCTCGTTGGAGCGCTTCGAAAGGAGTGacccaaaatatttttttgaagaaaaaaagaaattatttgACTTTTTAAGCAAGACTAACCAAGGTGTGCACTTGACAACCGATACTTGGACTTCATCCAATCAAAGAAAGAATTACATGGCCTTTACCGACAACTTTATTGATGATGATTGGGTGCTACATAAGAACGTCATTAACTTTAGGGTCATTCATAGTCATATAGGCGATGAGATGGGGTGGGAGATCTTAGATTGCATTAGtgaatgaaaactaaaaaatgtgaTGACCATAAGTGTCGATAATGCCACCACTAATGATAGGGCCATTAAGTACTTGCAAGATAGGTTGCTGGAAATGTATGACAAGGGGAAACACTTTCAAGTTAGGTGTATGACACATATACTTAATTTGATTGTGAAAGATGGATTGATTCTTCATCATAAAACTATTGATGGTGTCCGTTCGGCCGTTAGATATGTCAAGAATTCCACACAAAGAATCGATAGTTTTAAGGAATGTATCATTGTGGCAAAATGTGAGTCTAAGAGGTTCATATGTGTAGATTGCCCAACTAGATGGAACTCCActttatatatgttgaaaacGGCATGGGAGTTGAAAGATGCATTTCCTATATATGAGtgtaaaaattcatgttttCAAAGTGACTTGGAATATGTGGTTAAGGGTTCGGATTGGTTGGTCATTGAtacatttgttaatttttttgagAAGTTCAAAGAATCAACGGAATTGGTGTCGGGGACATCCTATCCGGTTACCCACCGTTTTTTTTATGgaagtttttgatgttgatTCTCATCTTCGGGAATGGGAAAACGATGTAAAGTTTTGTGTCATGGTCGGTAAAATGAGGGAGAAGTTTAATAAGTATTGGGGAGATTTCATGAATCTCAACATGTATACTTACTTTGCATTGATTTTAGATCCTTATATAAAGATGCAAAGCGTTAGAAATGGGATTGAAATTTTGATGTCTTATGATCAGAAACCTGAAATTATGAACGATGAGTTTGATTGTATGGTTGACGATAAGAAAGGTCTCAATGAGAAGGCATTTGGGGACTTGTATGCTCAATACAAAGCAAGAGAGGGTGAAAGGTCTAGAATTCCATCAAAGAAGCTGGTAAATGAAGTTGCACCAAGTCAAAGCAAAGCTGTGAATGATTTCTTATTTGGAAGAGAGGGTGGGTCATATAAAGTAGCAACTGAGTTAGAGAAGTATTTAAACGAGCCACGTGAAGAACTTCATCCCGGGTTTGATATACTACTTTGGTGGAAACTTAATGGTCCAAGATTTCCCACTTTAGCAAAGACGACGAAAGgtaattatatttaacttttagtATGATAATTGTATACTTTGTTAGTTTATAATTTCTATGTACATTGTAGATATTTTAGCACTATAAGTGTCTACCGTGGCCTCTGAATCCGCATTTAGTACTAGTTGTCGTATCTTGGATCCATATAGGACTAGGTTGTCTACTTTTTTGGTGGAAGCTTTGATATGCACCCAAAGTTGGGTTAAAAACAAGGTTGTGGTTAACATGGATGATGAAATCGTCGATTTGCAAAAGGATGAAGATGTGATTAGAGGTAAtttaaatcatatatcaaatttgaatttacatgtatgtttgttttatatatttgtttgtatgTTTGTAGAGATGGAAGAAGAAGCTACGAGGATGACCATGTCACCATAACAATTTGATTGAAGATCATATTTTGGAAATATTTTTGTTGCAATACATTGTTGTACTATATTTGATAATACAATGTAGTTTCCTAATGTAGTGCATGTAATATGTATGTTTATTGGCAACTTATGTAGTGCTAAACTTTAGTTTCTAGGCTTTTTGTGATTCTGTGACTTCTGGAATTTTGGACGCATTTTGGACGTGCATTAGCTGATGACTGATGAGCATGAGCTCATTACATGTAATATTGTAATGTAATATTCTGTGACTTTTGGACGTGCATTTGCTTCTGTAATGTTACAGGATATGCAACCTTCttgatataatgatttttaGTCCATATTTGAAAGAATATGGCCCAACAGGTGGGCATTTATACTCAACAAATGATTGCACCCCAATAGGTGAATGCAGCCCAATAGGTAAATGGAGCCTAGCAGGTTTATTAACAACACTGTCGGGTCAAAAGTAAAAAACCCGAGCCCGACCCGGTTAAACCCGGGCCCGACCCGACCGGCCCGTTGGGTCAACGGGCCGGTTCTCGGTTCTAATTTTTAGGCACTTTCAGTTCACGTTTCTTGGCGGGCCAGGCCAGGCCGGTTCTGGACCCGTGCTCATCCTTAACTTAATGTGTTCAATTCCCTCATTGCAGTTTCAAATTCTGGAATTGTTGCTGATATAGCATATTTCCAAACAATGTCCTTATATATTTCTCCACACTTAAAATgagattttgagttttcatGAATGTGTCTTAAGCAATATCTGTAATCTGTAGATGGAAAGACACTTACAAGTGAAGGAATGATGCCCTAAAAGTGATAAGAATTTGTCAAGTTCtgcaattttaaaagttaaagtaAATAAAGTAATGGATAAAAGTAAATACATTTTGTCTATCACTAATAAAAGTGAAGTTACTTCTACTTGTCAAATCCAGATCCTCTCCCAGACATTTTAGAAACCATTTTCATGAATGCTTTGTTTCTGCTTAAACTATGGCATATGCTACTAGATATATACAACTATTATCATCTAGACCAACAATTGTCAACACTTGTCTCGGATAAATGCCTTTAATAAATGCCCCATCTAACCCTAATAACTCCTTACTAGCTGCCTTAAAAACTCTTTTGACTGCAGCTATACAGATGTAAGTTCTCTTGAATTCTCTTGTTTGACTTCTTTCAGCATTGGGCTCATGTTCAAAATCCAACCTGACTGTTGTTCCAGGATTCCTTGATTGCAGTTCAAGAGCATAACTCCTCAGATTTGCATACTAATCTACATAGTTACCCGTTAATTGCTCCATTGCCTTGTTTTTGGCCCTATACACAACTTGTTTATCTATGCCCAACTGAAATTGTTTCTGAAATTGGTCTTGTAATGCCTTCCCACTGATTTCTGGATTGTTAATAACAATATCAGATAAGTGTTGAGATAGGAAAGTGTTGCTCGCCCACTTCAGCTCTCTAGTTTGTAAATAGGTGTGCTCTTCTTTTAATGTTTTCACATACCAATGCTGatcttgttttgttttggaCAC
The Erigeron canadensis isolate Cc75 chromosome 2, C_canadensis_v1, whole genome shotgun sequence DNA segment above includes these coding regions:
- the LOC122587830 gene encoding zinc finger BED domain-containing protein RICESLEEPER 2-like, with the translated sequence MEVFDVDSHLREWENDVKFCVMVGKMREKFNKYWGDFMNLNMYTYFALILDPYIKMQSVRNGIEILMSYDQKPEIMNDEFDCMVDDKKGLNEKAFGDLYAQYKAREGERSRIPSKKLVNEVAPSQSKAVNDFLFGREGGSYKVATELEKYLNEPREELHPGFDILLWWKLNGPRFPTLAKTTKDILAL